A genomic window from Salvia hispanica cultivar TCC Black 2014 chromosome 5, UniMelb_Shisp_WGS_1.0, whole genome shotgun sequence includes:
- the LOC125188017 gene encoding protein trichome birefringence-like 43 gives MGILALLLAIVIWKAEAKIGHKGCDIFSGEWVVDASYPYYHSSQCPFIEEQFDCRLKGRPDTDYTRYRWQPAGCLLPRLNGEEFLRKLKGKQMMFVGDSLSLNQWQSLTCMLHVLVPNAKYTTKTVQGLSTFTFHDYDVSLKFYRNAFLVDIKNEDRGRVLMLDSLSSSQIWGGMDYVIFDSWHWWLHTGRKQPWDWVVYGNTTVKDLDRMVAYEKALNTWAKWIDSNIDPTKTQVFFQGVSPDHDTCTGHTLPVKSPGSPHPAEVVLEKVLGAMDKDVYLQKITGLSQLRIDGHPSVYGHGGHRDLDCTHWCLSGVPDIWNELLNASIN, from the exons ATGGGAATATTGGCATTGTTATTAGCCATAGTGATATGGAAGGCGGAGGCCAAAATAGGCCACAAAGGGTGCGATATATTCTCCGGTGAATGGGTCGTCGACGCCTCGTATCCGTACTACCACTCGTCGCAGTGTCCGTTCATCGAGGAGCAGTTCGACTGCCGCCTCAAGGGCCGCCCCGACACCGACTACACCCGCTACCGGTGGCAGCCGGCCGGTTGCCTCCTGCCGCG GTTGAATGGTGAGgaatttttgagaaaattaaaGGGCAAACAGATGATGTTTGTTGGAGATTCTCTAAGTCTTAATCAGTGGCAATCTCTTACATGCATGCTCCATGTGCTTGTACCTAATGCTAAGTACACCACCAAGACCGTACAAGGCCTCTCTACCTTCACATTTCAT gattacGATGTGTCGCTAAAGTTCTACCGAAATGCATTCTTGGTGGATATTAAGAATGAGGATAGAGGGAGGGTTCTAATGTTGGATTCTCTAAGTTCAAGCCAAATTTGGGGAGGAATGGACTATGTTATTTTCGACTCTTGGCATTGGTGGCTACACACCGGCAGGAAACAACC CTGGGATTGGGTTGTGTATGGAAACACGACGGTGAAAGACCTAGACCGCATGGTTGCGTATGAGAAAGCACTCAACACATGGGCCAAATGGATCGATTCCAACATTGATCCAACCAAAACTCAAGTATTCTTCCAGGGCGTTTCGCCTGATCACGACAC GTGCACGGGGCATACGTTACCAGTAAAAAGTCCGGGAAGCCCTCACCCAGCAGAGGTGGTGCTGGAGAAAGTTCTGGGAGCAATGGACAAAGATGTCTATTTACAGAAGATCACAGGATTATCACAGTTGAGAATTGATGGACATCCATCTGTTTATGGGCATGGAGGCCATAGGGATTTGGACTGCACCCATTGGTGTCTAAGTGGAGTTCCTGACATTTGGAATGAACTCTTAAATGCCTCTATTAATTAG
- the LOC125188019 gene encoding ubiquinone biosynthesis O-methyltransferase, mitochondrial yields the protein MISKHIVARARLLARPVGRSSKPANKLQSRRYSSAPASTPSTAANVPSKSSLNEDELKKFAAIAETWWEAEGPFKPLHAMNPTRLAFIRSTLCRHFGKDPCCSRPFEGLKFVDIGCGGGILSEPLARMGASVTGVDAVEKNIKIAQLHADLDPTTSSIDYLCTTAEKLVEEHRKFDAVLALEVIEHVADPADFCKSLSALTENGGATLISTINRSMRAYATTIVVAEYLLRWLPAGTHDWSSFLTPEELVLILQRASVSVQEMAGFVYNPLTGRWSLSDNIGVNFIAYGTKNFE from the exons ATGATATCTAAACATATTGTAGCCCGAGCCCGATTGCTAGCCCGGCCCGTTGGTCGTAGCTCAAAGCCCGCGAATAAGCTCCAAAGCCGGCGGTATTCATCAGCTCCGGCTTCTACTCCTTCAACGGCGGCTAATGTACCTTCAAAAAGCTCTTTGAATGAAGATGAGCTGAAGAAGTTCGCCGCCATTGCCGAGACATG GTGGGAAGCTGAAGGACCGTTCAAGCCGCTGCACGCGATGAATCCGACGAGGCTTGCGTTTATTAGGTCTACGTTGTGTCGACATTTTGG GAAGGATCCATGCTGTTCGAGGCCGTTTGAAGGATTGAAATTTGTGGATATTGGTTGTGGAGGAGGGATTTTGTCTGAG cCTTTAGCACGGATGGGCGCAAGTGTTACAGGAGTTGATGCTGTGGAAAAGAATATCAAGATTGCTCAGCTTCATGCG GATTTGGATCCAACAACTTCCTCTATTGACTATCTTTGTACAACAGCTG AGAAATTGGTGGAAGAGCATAGGAAATTTGATGCTGTACTTGCGCTAGAG GTAATCGAGCATGTGGCAGATCCTGCTGATTTCTGCAAATCGTTGTCGGCTTTGACTGAGAATGGTGGAGCTACTCTGATCTCAACGATAAATCGATCAATGAGAGCATATGCAACAACTATCGTTGTGGCAGAATATCTCTTGCGTTGG CTACCAGCAGGGACGCATGACTGGTCGAGCTTTCTCACTCCAGAAGAGCTAGTCCTAATTCTTCAGCGAGCTTCAGTTTCT GTCCAAGAGATGGCTGGATTCGTCTACAACCCCCTGACAGGGCGATGGTCTCTCTCTGACAATATCGGTGTAAATTTCATTGCATACGGCACAAAGAACTTCGAATAG